In Drosophila willistoni isolate 14030-0811.24 chromosome XR unlocalized genomic scaffold, UCI_dwil_1.1 Seg144, whole genome shotgun sequence, one DNA window encodes the following:
- the LOC6639385 gene encoding microtubule-associated protein futsch codes for MIRPLVQTLIAKEISELKVMGCASSTPMVATAGSEMLKAATHVAGDVKQQGEAAMEDATEALTTTLDTAKETVSTAVAGITNELGNAFKDGTQALDEAKQKVLDGLHLDTAEGGAQATGDALPEMSSSRAPTPQLVQADADSLKTSTPEPEIERALANQEESPPTPKPSLEELAQLSGQVEVPVDAPTASEVISAPAPDPPTVDASATNSTTTTTTVERRRQRRRRNEANEDEQRRPSTTEWEKFADQLAKSRKFKPYESFGHSQNQFSVYQDYTSMRDKPHHYDGHFSDGNSLSSASQSDLSSGHLTPAPVRRGQREYAKFVGSEQPASVSRASSRLSNASNARTFDFNPQRERISLPIGNRNRIGSGIQRVPAERITPWGRGKPVAAVAEEPEYGRRFSAGLIQHSLLPKVPNRGINESITPSKREKPPNSAMSQKSEARKNRPTIEPIAKVEMESIRVDVEQSQAKSPRTPIRVETKLEQKHRSVHPPSAIEAPAMVMRPTDDNQSTSKHDTPLAISHSKPKTILPQSPKQRNERHHERNESLATSTTSRLPSPTPSRISSDSSVDVIIQPLSNLNTPSTKSLSPDQVIMTEYDNTDLEVALAKLELLRGSNATLHSLNSQQSCSDPRRHMSNTSSLLSSRRTSPWIMRKDYTANVKVAATAATTISTKPNGLTGSTMKTIGSTHKILERCDICCNEFVMQ; via the exons ATGATTAGACCTTTAGTTCAAACATTGATAGCCAAGGAAATCAGTGAACTAAAAGTCATGGGCTGCGCCAGCAGCACTCCCATGGTGGCAACTGCGGGCAGTGAAATGTTGAAAGCTGCCACCCATGTGGCTGGTGATGTTAAGCAGCAAGGCGAGGCGGCTATGgaag ATGCCACAGAGGCTCTTACCACCACCTTGGATACAGCCAAGGAAACAGTCAGCACGGCTGTGGCAGGCATAACCAATGAGCTGGGCAATGCATTTAAGGATGGCACTCAGGCTTTGGATGAGGCAAAACAGAAAGTTTTGGATGGCTTACATCTGGATACGGCAGAGGGTGGTGCCCAAGCCACTGGCGATGCCTTGCCAGAGATGAGTTCGTCACGTGCTCCCACACCCCAGCTAGTTCAGGCTGATGCCGACAGTCTGAAGACTTCCACACCCGAGCCAGAAATTGAACGTGCCTTGGCCAATCAGGAGGAAAGTCCACCGACTCCAAAACCTTCGCTAGAAGAGTTGGCACAATTAAGTGGCCAAGTGGAAGTACCTGTCGATGCACCCACAGCAAGTGAAGTTATatcagctccagctccagatCCGCCTACAGTCGATGCAAGCGCCACCAATTCCACAACTACAACCACCACCGTGGA ACGTCGTCGGCAACGCCGTCGCCGGAACGAGGCAAATGAGGATGAACAACGACGTCCGAGCACTACCGAATGGGAGAAGTTTGCCGATCAATTGGCCAAAAGTCGCAAATTCAAACCGTACGAGAGTTTTGGCCATAGTCAGAATCAGTTTTCCGTCTATCAAGACTACACGAGCATGCGGGATAAGCCGCATCATTATGATGGTCATTTTAGCGATGGCAATTCATTGTCCAGTGCCTCACAGTCGGATCTCTCGAGTGGCCACTTGACACCGGCACCCGTACGACGTGGCCAGCGAGAATACGCCAAATTTGTGGGATCCGAGCAGCCGGCAAGTGTATCACGTGCCAGTTCGAGGCTGTCCAATGCCAGCAATGCCAGAACCTTTGACTTTAATCCTCAGCGTGAACGCATTAGTCTACCGATAGGCAATCGCAATCGCATTGGCTCGGGTATACAGCGAGTTCCCGCAGAGAGGATAACGCCCTGGGGCAGGGGCAAGCCTGTGGCTGCTGTGGCCGAGGAGCCAGAATATGGCAGACGTTTTAGTGCCGGATTAATACAACATTCTCTGCTTCCAAAGGTCCCTAATCGGGGCATAAATGAATCTATTACACCCAGTAAAAGAGAGAAACCTCCAAACTCGGCAATGAGCCAAAAATCAGAAGCAAGAAAGAATCGTCCAACAATTGAGCCCATTGCCAAAGTGGAAATGGAATCCATTAGAGTTGACGTGGAGCAGAGTCAAGCAAAATCCCCAAGAACACCGATTAGGGTCGAAACAAAGCTCGAGCAGAAACATCGCTCCGTCCATCCACCATCAGCCATTGAAGCACCAGCAATGGTTATGCGACCAACCGACGACAATCAATCAACTTCCAAACATGACACGCCCCTTGCCATAAGTCATAGTAAACCAAAAACCATATTACCTCAAAGCCCAAAACAAAGAAACGAACGCCATCACGAACGTAACGAATCTTTAGCCACATCAACCACCTCAAGATTGCCATCACCCACACCATCCAGAATCTCATCCGATTCTAGTGTAGATGTGATCATACAGCCCCTAAGCAATTTAAATACACCCAGCACCAAATCCCTGTCACCGGATCAAGTTATAATGACCGAATACGACAATACCGATTTGGAAGTTGCCCTGGCCAAATTGGAGCTATTAAGGGGATCCAATGCCACGCTGCATTCCCTGAACTCGCAACAATCCTGCAGCGATCCCAGGCGGCATATGTCGAATACCTCATCCCTGTTAAGTTCTCGACGCACCTCACCCTGGATAATGCGCAAGGATTACACTGCGAATGTGAAAGTGGCGGcaactgcagcaacaacaattagTACAAAACCAAATGGACTGACTGGATCAACAATGAAGACCATTGGCAGCACACATAAAATTCTCGAACGTTGTGATATTTGTTGTAATGAATTTGTGATGCAATAG
- the LOC6639383 gene encoding trypsin beta, which yields MYYQLIGVVVIVALVASSSPTTWSDQYQYYDDGDYVDNGTYYLIYKKPVEEPPQSQIIRHSMSNHLPLSYFGNISSNPHINALEMLDELPTRIVGGKKIGCRVAPYQAAVHFEGYFICGGVIISRRWILTAHHCIVGRAGKYQVRVGSTQQRRGGQLRRVELIVANKNYNKNTMQNDIALLKLRNRLKYGPCVKRAYLPPLKLKTLPRCFLVSGWGLTSASATNVQRYLRGVVVCKTSRWTCARAYGKAGVQIYRQMLCARRKGRDSCSGDSGGPLVHSGIVYGIVSWGIGCANYKYPGVYVRVKRFVKWIRKCMRKY from the coding sequence ATGTATTATCAATTGATTGGAGTTGTTGTAATCGTGGCTCTGGTGGCAAGCTCTAGCCCCACCACTTGGTCGGATCAGTATCAGTATTATGATGACGGTGACTATGTGGACAATGGGACATACTATTTGATCTACAAGAAACCGGTGGAAGAGCCACCTCAATCACAGATCATACGTCATTCCATGAGTAATCATCTGCCACTCAGTTACTTTGGCAATATCTCAAGTAATCCGCATATAAACGCACTGGAAATGCTCGATGAACTGCCCACACGGATTGTTGGCGGCAAGAAGATCGGTTGCAGAGTGGCCCCTTACCAGGCGGCCGTGCATTTCGAAGGGTACTTCATCTGTGGCGGGGTCATTATATCGAGACGCTGGATACTCACGGCCCACCACTGCATTGTGGGTCGTGCTGGCAAATACCAGGTGCGTGTGGGATCAACTCAACAGAGGCGTGGCGGTCAGTTGCGACGCGTGGAACTAATTGTGGCCAATAAGAACTACAACAAGAACACCATGCAAAATGATATCGCTCTCCTCAAGCTGCGCAATCGCCTCAAATATGGACCATGTGTTAAACGGGCATACTTGCCGCCTCTTAAATTGAAGACTCTGCCACGCTGCTTTCTGGTCAGTGGTTGGGGTCTCACCTCGGCCAGTGCCACGAATGTCCAACGTTATTTACGCGGTGTTGTTGTCTGCAAAACGAGCCGCTGGACATGCGCCCGGGCCTATGGTAAGGCCGGAGTTCAGATCTATAGACAAATGCTTTGCGCCCGGCGCAAGGGACGAGACAGTTGCTCCGGAGACTCTGGTGGTCCACTTGTACACAGTGGCATTGTCTATGGCATTGTGTCCTGGGGCATTGGCTGTGCCAACTACAAGTATCCCGGTGTCTATGTGAGAGTGAAAAGATTTGTCAAATGGATACGAAAATGTATGCGAAAATACTAA
- the LOC6639382 gene encoding transmembrane protease serine 9, with protein MKLLVLNCLLLTAGHYQIWAKESTSTQRIVGGVRLPIEATPWVASITVNGKFWCGASLITNKWLLTAAHCVHYPASYSVRAGSSSPYYNGQQRDVIRIYLHPGFNLNTLYHDIAILETREPFRLNRRVQLIKLPLSGLSVMPKRLQVAGWGSINPNITEALGQLQGTWVLPLEQGVCRYLYQQRNRIITNDMLCAAAADRDHCYGDSGGPLVHRGINYGIVSFAYGCANPYFPGVYTKVANYVNWIFEVLRTVAN; from the coding sequence ATGAAATTGCTGGTGTTAAATTGCTTGCTCCTGACTGCTGGTCATTATCAAATATGGGCCAAAGAATCAACATCAACTCAACGCATTGTGGGCGGCGTTAGGCTACCCATAGAGGCCACACCTTGGGTGGCTTCGATCACGGTCAATGGGAAATTCTGGTGTGGCGCTTCACTGATCACTAACAAATGGCTCTTGACAGCTGCCCATTGTGTCCATTATCCTGCCAGCTATTCGGTTAGGGCTGGCTCATCGAGTCCCTATTATAATGGCCAGCAACGCGATGTCATCCGAATCTATTTGCATCCAGGCTTCAATCTAAATACTTTGTACCATGACATAGCAATTCTAGAGACCAGAGAGCCCTTTCGATTGAATCGAAGAGTTCAATTGATAAAGTTACCCCTATCTGGTCTGAGTGTGATGCCCAAACGTCTACAGGTCGCCGGTTGGGGCTCAATAAATCCAAACATTACGGAGGCCCTGGGCCAATTGCAGGGCACATGGGTGCTGCCCCTCGAACAGGGTGTTTGCCGATATCTATATCAACAAAGGAATCGCATCATCACCAACGATATGCTCTGTGCGGCGGCAGCTGATAGGGATCATTGTTATGGTGATTCTGGTGGTCCGCTCGTACATCGTGGCATCAACTATGGCATAGTATCCTTTGCCTATGGCTGTGCCAATCCTTATTTCCCTGGTGTCTATACAAAAGTGGCCAACTATGTCAACTGGATATTTGAGGTGCTAAGAACTGTTGCCAATTGA